CAAAATGTTCCTTTCGAATGACGCTTCGGTCTCCAGTTACGGTACAGAAGAAGTCACCTTTGGGCGCAGCGTCCGCCATGGGCATGACGACATATCCGTCCATTGCGGCTTCCAACGCCCTTAAAGGATCAACTTCGGTAACAATTACCCTCGCTCCCATACCCGAGGCCCTTGAAGCGAGACCTCTACCGCACCAGCCGTAACCGCTGACAACAAACCAGGAGCCCGCCAATAGGCGATTAGTAGCTCGCAGGATGCCGTCAATCGTGCTCTGGCCAGTGCCATATCTGTTATCGAAGAAGTGCTTGGTATTAGAATCATTTACAGCGATGACGGGGAACAGGAGAACTCCACGATCGGCCATGCTTTTAAGCCGAATTACGCCCGTAGTAGTCTCTTCTGTTCCACCTATAATCGAAGGGACAAGGTCCTGTCTCTTGGAATGGATACTACTGACAAGGTCAGCGCCGTCATCCATCGTGATGGTCGGTTTAACGTCAAGACAAGCGTTTATATGTCTGTAATAAGTGTCAGTGTCTTCACCCTTGATCGAGAAAACGTTATAACCTTCCGAAACGAGAGCTGCCGCAACATCATCCTGCGTTGAGAGAGGATTTGAAGCGCAAAGGTAAACCTTGGCTCCGCCGGCGGCAAGGGTCCGGACCAGAGAGGCCGTTTCTGTGGTAACGTGGAGGCATGCGGCCAATACTATCCCTGATAATGGTTTTTCTTTACTGAACCTTTCTTTTATCATCCGAAGGACCGGCATGCTGCGTTCCGCCCACTCGATCCTTAGTTTACCGGCCTCGGCGAGGCCGATATCTTTAATATCGTAATCCATTGCAACTCCTCATAATAATTTATAACGATGTAACCGTCTGAATTAGTTTCTCACATAACCCAGTCAAAATAATCAAAGATTACAGTTGCGTTGATTGCCGCAATTCTTTAGCCTTGTCCGTGGCCTCCCAGGTGAAATCAGGATCATTACGTCCAAAATGACCGTTGGCCGCGGTCTTGCCGTATACAGGGCGAAGAAGTTTCAGGTAATCAATAATTGCTGCGGGTTTAAAGCTGAAAGTCCCATTGACGATATCCGTCAACTTTGTGTCCTCAATTTTTCCCGTCCCGTATGTGTTTACCATCAAAGAAACCGGCTCTGGATATCCGATGGCGTATGCGACCTGGACCAGACATCTTGAGGCTATCCCCGCGGCTACGATATTCTTTGCGACATATCTCGCCATGTAAGAAGCTGATCTGTCCACTTTGGATGGATCCTTTCCTGAGAAGGCTCCACCGCCATGAGCGCCGTAACCTCCATAGGTGTCTACTATGATTTTACGACCAGTCAATCCACAGTCGCCCATCGGCCCGCCCACAACAAAACGACCGGTGGCGTTTATCAGGTAACGGGTGTCGCTTGCCAGCATTTCTCCGGGAATCGCCTTCTTGACTACTTCTTCGATGATTCCTTCCCTGATTGTGTCATAAGTCACGTCGGGGTTGTGCTGGGCGGCTATGACAACAGTTTCAACCTTGACCGGCTTATCCCCTTCATACCGGACAGTGACCTGGGACTTTCCGTCGGGTCGAAGGAAACCAAGTTTCCCGGACTTTCGGACTTCCGTCAGTTTAGATGTCAGTTTATGAGCGTAACTGATCGCCATTGGCATCAATTCAGGGGTTTCATCGCAGGCAAAACCAAACATCAGCCCCTGATCGCCTGCTCCCTGCTCCTTGAACATTCCCTCACCTGCGGTAACGCCCATGGAAATGTCTGGAGACTGTTTGTCGAGTGTGACCATTACAGCGCATGTATTTCCGTCAAATCCCATTTCTGCGTCCGTATAGCCTATGGAGACGATTGTTTTACGGACCACGCTCGGGATGTCCACTATTGCCTTGGTGGTGATTTCTCCGGCCACCAGAGCGAGTCCAGTGGTTACAAGGGTCTCGCACGCGACTCGAGAGCGAGGATCCTGCTCTATCATGGCGTCGAGGACAGCGTCGGAAATTTTGTCTGAGATTTTGTCAGGATGACCTTCCGTGACGGATTCGGAAGAGAATGAATAGCCTCGGACCCCCATGTCGAGCCCTCCTTTCGGATCAGAGTGATAAAGGTTCACAATCCGATACTTTAAACATAATCGTTGACCCGGGTCAATATCTAATTATTGTAATCGCGAATCGGCGCGGGATAATCATAATTCAAATCTCAATAATCCGGCAAATATTACGGCTGAAACTCACATTAATATTGACCCCAAAACTGTCAGCGCAATGGCGACGCCCAGGTAAGCGTCCAGGAACGAAAACTTCGATGGCTGGAATTCTGTTCTGGCTTGTCCTGCCTTAAATCCGCGCGATTTCATGGCGACTGTCAATTCCTCTGACTTTCTAAAGGCCATGATCAAAGAAGGAACTGTAAGTGACATCATGCGTTTGGCCTTTGTGGCGACCGAACCTGTCTCAAATACTATTCCTCTTGATTCCTGAGCCTCGATCAGCCTTCGCCACTCCTCCTGAAGAACAGGGACGAAACGTAAAGCGAGGAACAATACGAGGGATGTCTCACTAATGGAAAGCCCCACAAGCTTTAATGGGCTCATGGCAATCCTCAGCCCCTTTACTATATCCCACGGTAAAGTGGTAAAACTTAAAGCCAATGAAAACACTATGACCAAGGCGATTTTTGTAGTGAGGAAGATCGATTCCGAAAGTCCTTCATAGCTCAATGGGGTGACAATTCCAAACACCAGTATCGGATGACCATCAGTGTTGAGCAGGAAATTCAAGGCGAAGGTCAGCAAAAGCATCAACTTGAATTTCATCAACCCACGTTCCCAGACGCGCCAACCCAAACCGGTAGCCCCTAGGCATAGAAAGGCCAATAATATTGGCGCGGCCAGATTACGCCAACCCTGAGACAAAAATATAATGGCCAGTAGAGCAACCAGACCTCCGAGTTTGGAACGTGGATCCAGCCCATGAACTATCGAATTCCCGGGCAAGTATCCGCCAAGGGTAATTTCTTTGCCTAACATGCGATGGCCTGATATTATTTGGAGAGTCCGGACGACCCGCATGCCCGGCAAATAAAAAATACAAGGTATTCTTGAAGGACCATTTGATGGAGCCCGCAGAGTTAGATCTAACCATACTCAAGTCGAGTCGACAACAATATCCCACCAGCCCGGATGAAACCCGCCTGGAGACCTTTCCGAACAGATATCCACGGCGTGACTACGTCATAAAGTTCAACTGTCCCGAATTCACGAGTGTTTGTCCCATTACCGGTCAGCCTGATTTTGCCCGAATCATAATAACATATGTTCCGGAATCGAAGTGTATAGAGTCCAAATCCCTTAAACTTTATCTGTTTAGTTATCGCAACACTGGAATGTTCCACGAGGAAATTACCAATCGAATTCTTGACGATGTCGTCGCCGCCTGTTCTCCCAGGTGGGCCAGCGTCCTAGGAAAGATGAGTCCCCGCGGTGGAATAGGAATCGAGGTCATTGCCGAATACACAGCCCAGGGCTTTAGCAGGCCGGTTTCCCTATAGAAAATCTACATGGTCAACACGAACTTCTGTTCGACAATTCGGCCGCCCCATTGAGTTACGTCGTGTTCCTGATCAAGAGTGAAGCCCGCATTTTCATATAGCCTTCGCGCTGGGTCCAGCCCACGAAAGGTCCACAGATAGACTCTGTTGTGACCGACTGTTCTGCAAAAATCCAGCGCCGCATCCATCAAGATTTTTCCAATCCCTTTGCCCTGACAATCCTTCGACACGATAAACCACCTGAGTCTGGCTCCCTCATTATCCAGATTTGCGCCGTCTATGGCTATTGCGCCTAGAAAGCGATCCTCGGCTCTAACTGTCCAGAAACCATCCTTCCCGGTATCAAAACGCCCCATAAACTCTCCAAGTTCTCTCGCCACCTGACTCTCAAAGGAGACATCAAAGCCCCAGTGTTCATGATAATAAACAGCGTGAGTCTCCACGACCCGTCCAATCGATCCCGGGTAATAGCCTGTCAGTGTCAAACCGTCATACGTCATCTCAAAATCCCTCCAGTCGCAGCATTGGGACGATTATTTCGCTCGACAACGCTCCACCTCTTTCTGCTCCATTCTGATCCTCTTCCGTTCCAGAGCCTCACAGTTCCTGCGATGATCATCGTCATTTTCAAGAAGTAGAGTGGGAACTCCCGTAGTCTTACCATCTTTATCCAATGCCACAAAAGTCAGATATGCGGACGCCGTGTGCCTGACTTCTCCAGTCAGAAGGTTTTCAGCTTCTACCCTAACTCCAACCTCCATTGAACTGCGGCCTACCATGTTTAAGCTCGCCTTGAGTATCAACAGGTCACCGACGTAAACCGGAAAATGAAAATCCAGACGATCAATAGAGGCGGTCACAGCGATCTTTCGGCCGTGCCTTATCGCCACAACTCCGGCCGCAGTGTCGACGTACTTCATTATGACCCCACCATGGACATTGCCAACGGGGTTTGCGTCTTCAGGGTTCATTTGTACGGCCATTATGATTCTGCTATAATTAACCGGCTTGCCATTCATATCTTCACCTCTTTCTAAGAAACGAAGTAGGGATTCATCCCATTGAAAAATAAACGTGAGTCTTCCGAGAGATAGGCCCATTCAAAGATTCGCAAATTGCTTGACACCGCGTATTATTCTAGCTAATATCTTGCGACTATTTAATTAGCCTAACTAACTAATTGGTCCCGCCTCTTTATTCTGGCGGCTTTAGTCGCTCGTCTAATTCTGATTAAAACAGAAAGACGTTCCACTCTCAACATTTTTGGAGGAGACATATGTCGTACAGCAAACCTAATCGGAGTTCCGCCACAAAAACCAAGACCAGGGTTGAGCCGGCCCCCAATTCAGGCATTTGCGTCACCTGTTTGGATGGCTGCCCGGGACCATGTGAGATAGGTCGATCAGCTATGAGGGGTAGAGAAGTGATTTACCCTCAACCCTACGGTAAAATTACAGCGGGCGCGGACAAAGACTACCCTGTGGATTTTTCACATTTTAACATCCAGGGGACTTGCGTTGGCGCCTTTGGCGTGGCAGCGGATTCTGATGTCGCTACATTTCCCGCGGTGGATTGTTCAACGAGCCTTGGCGCAGAAAACGGAATCAAGATGGATTTCCCCGTATTCACCGGCGCTGTCGGATCTACCTACATAGCGCGGATGAACTGGGAAGAGATCGCCATAGGCGCGGCAATCTCAGGAATTATTGTGGTCGCCGGTGAAAATATATGCGGGATGGACCGAGACGCTGAATTCAAAAATGGAAAGATCGTGAGATCCCCCGAGATGGAGAGGCGTATTAACGCATACAAGTCCTGGTATGAAGGCAAGGGCGGCGTAATTGTTCAGGCGAATGTCGAGGATACTAAGCTCGGTGTGCCTGAATACGTAATCGAGAAGCTCGGTGTTGAAATTTTTGAATTGAAGTGGGGACAGGGAGCGAAAGATATCGGCGGCGAAGTGAAACTTAGCACGATGGAGCGGGCCAAACAACTCAAGGAACGCGGCTACATTGTATTGCCCGACCCAACCACATCCTCAGCCCAGCGTGCTTTTCAAACTGGCGCTATTTCAGAATTCGAGAGGCATTCCCGATTGGGGATGGTCACGGAAGAAGGTTTCTACGAAGAGGTCGAGCGTCTCCGAAACATCGGGGCTAAGTACGTGACCCTTAAGACAGGCGCTTACCGACCTGCGGACTTGGCAAGGGCGATCAAATTCGCTTCAAAGGCGAAAATAGATTTGCTTACAATTGATGGGGCAGGCGGTGGAACCGGGATGAGCCCATGGAGGATGATGAACGAATGGGGAGTCCCAACTGTTTACCTGGAATGCCTAACTTACGAAATGTGTCAGACCTTGAAAGCAAAAGGGGAGTACATACCGCCCATAGCCATAGCCGGCGGACTTTCTCTGGAAGATCATATTTTTAAGGCTTTGGCTCTTGGCGCTCCTTACGTTAAAGCAATATGCCTTGGCAGGGCCTTGATGACCGCGGCGATGGTCGGGAAAACCAACGGCAAATTGAACGCAGAAAAAATGGAATCTGAAGGAAAAGAGCCGGAAGAAGGATATATCGGGTTGTTTGCTGTAGCCAGCCAGCTAAAGGAACGTTTCGGCGCTGATTTCAAGAGACTGCCGCCAGGAGCCATAGGGCTGTATTCTTATGTAGACAGGTTGAAACAGGGATTGCAGCAGTTGATGGCCGGGGCCAGAAAATTTTCATTATCGTATGTCCAAAGAGATGATCTGGTGTCTCTCACGAGAGAAGCCACCTCCATTTCAGGGATACCATACGTAATGGATTCAGACAGAGAGGAAATTTCCCGGATACTGAACGGATAAGTTCCGTACCGTAACCAGGTACCAAAAGGTAAATATCATTAAAACTAACAAAATTTACTAAAAGTTCATTTGATATGACTGTCAGGACCCGCTGAGCTGATGAAAAGAGTTCGCGGGTCTTTTTTATTCTACTGTCAATTCATTCTCGCAATTGAATGACGGCCTCTATTTTGTTAACCTGTGTCCGCCGCAAAATTATCAGCCAAAGTCAGGAGTTGACCGATGTTAAAGGATTATCCCAAGGCCATAGTCACCCAGGACGGTGATTCGGTTCTTTTGCGCCCTGCGACGCCGGCCGACGAAAACGCTCTCAACGAATTCTTCGGACAAATCCAGGACCAGGAGCAATGGTTCTTTAGGGAAAAATTAAATGATCCTAAAATATTACACGAGTTTTTGCTAAACCTTAACTATAGGCGGGCTCTTCCTATCGTGGCGGTCCGGGAAAAAGACGGCAAGATCATCGCCAATCTTAGGCTTCATATGTCAATGGCGCCGTGCCTCGGGCATGTGGCTCACCTCAGGGTGATGGTTCATCCTAATTTTCGCGCCTTGAAGATAGGAAGCTGGATGATTCTCGACTGCGTAAAAACAGCGATGGATCTTGGATTAGAGAAGCTTTTTGCGGAGTTTGTAGCGGGTGTTGAAGAGGCGGCCATTGGAGCCGCCTTGAAATTGGATTTTCGACATGAAGGGGTGCTTAAAGATTATATTAAAGACAAAAAAGGAGTGTACCGAGACCTGATAATAATGTCCAGGGATCTTCAGAGCAAGTGGAGCGATTTTTGACGTCCTTAGCAGACATTGCCGCAAATCCGGATCTTTTCGGCCGCTGTGAAACTTTTGAGAGCGCTTACGGCGCAATTACCATGTGCGGACTTTGCCACCCCGGCTTTTTTGAGAATATGATTCTGGAAGACGGGCTCGGACGATTCTCTCATTACTCATCAATTATTCAAAAGCTGGAATCCTTCGAAACTTTCCTGAAACAGAAGGACGGCAGGGTTACAGTCGCAATTGCGGATCCCAATCTTGTAATAGGTTACTGCGTCGGCTCCTATCCGGCCCACGATGACAGATGGGTAGTATTGGGCGACCTTATGTATGAACTGGCCGCGATCGAAGTGAGCCGAAACTTCCGAGGGCTTAAATTGGGGGAAAGGCTGCTCGGCATGACAATGGATGACGATTTCTTCGAAGACAAGATATCATATATGTGTGGTTATTCCTGGCATTGGGATCTGGAAGGGAAAGGACTAAACGCCGCCCAGTACCGGTCCATGATGAAGAAGCTGTACAGCCGGTTTGGTTTTCGGGAGGTTTATACGAATGAGCCAAACATCACCCTGAGGGCTGAAAACATCATGATGATCAGGGTGGGATCCCGTGTTACCGCCGAAGATCAGTTGAAATTTCGACATCTGCGCTTTGGAATAAAACCCAAATAGGGGCCACCATGTCAACACAAGACAGATACTTCGGAGCCGCAAAAGATGTGGTCTTCTCCTTTTTGCAGGGGACGCTCCCATTTAATGACCTACCCATATCTTCCCTTGAGGATCTTGCCCAGGCAGCCGTAGTCGCCTTTTATCCCAAGGGGACCTTGATTCTGGAACAGGATAAGACCGACGTATCGGACCTTTACCTGATTCAAAAGGGTGGGGTTCGTGTTTTTCTAAAAGGCGCAGACAGTTCTGAGACTCTTGTGGACTATCGAGGTGAGGGCGCTTCTTTTGGGGCCTTGTCCCTGATTCGTGATTCCAGGGCCAACCTGAACGTTCAGACTGTAGAGGACACCTTTTGCTATCTTTTCCCCCGCCATGCGTTCCTGAACCTTATAAACCTGAATCCCGGGTTTGCTGCGCATTATCTGAAAAGCCTGTCCCAAAAACTTGTAGGGTCGGCTTATTCTGAACTACGATCGAGAAATCTGTCTGAACGCTCAGAAGAAAACATTTTTTTGTTCACATCCAAAATCGCGGACATAATCAACAAAGAGCCCCAATCTGTTCTGGTCGGAGCCTCTATACAGAGCGCCGCCGCGCGGATGTCGGAACTTG
This Desulfomonilaceae bacterium DNA region includes the following protein-coding sequences:
- a CDS encoding GNAT family protein; the encoded protein is MLKDYPKAIVTQDGDSVLLRPATPADENALNEFFGQIQDQEQWFFREKLNDPKILHEFLLNLNYRRALPIVAVREKDGKIIANLRLHMSMAPCLGHVAHLRVMVHPNFRALKIGSWMILDCVKTAMDLGLEKLFAEFVAGVEEAAIGAALKLDFRHEGVLKDYIKDKKGVYRDLIIMSRDLQSKWSDF
- the ahcY gene encoding adenosylhomocysteinase → MDYDIKDIGLAEAGKLRIEWAERSMPVLRMIKERFSKEKPLSGIVLAACLHVTTETASLVRTLAAGGAKVYLCASNPLSTQDDVAAALVSEGYNVFSIKGEDTDTYYRHINACLDVKPTITMDDGADLVSSIHSKRQDLVPSIIGGTEETTTGVIRLKSMADRGVLLFPVIAVNDSNTKHFFDNRYGTGQSTIDGILRATNRLLAGSWFVVSGYGWCGRGLASRASGMGARVIVTEVDPLRALEAAMDGYVVMPMADAAPKGDFFCTVTGDRSVIRKEHFELMKDGAIVANSGHFNVEIDIESLEKMAVSRRIIRDFVEEFTMSDGRRITLLGEGRLINLAAAEGHPSSVMDMSFANQALASEYLVQQASKLTKKVYKLPDDIDNEIARLKLASMGVKIDTLTPEQVEYLNSWEMGT
- a CDS encoding GNAT family N-acetyltransferase; the encoded protein is MTYDGLTLTGYYPGSIGRVVETHAVYYHEHWGFDVSFESQVARELGEFMGRFDTGKDGFWTVRAEDRFLGAIAIDGANLDNEGARLRWFIVSKDCQGKGIGKILMDAALDFCRTVGHNRVYLWTFRGLDPARRLYENAGFTLDQEHDVTQWGGRIVEQKFVLTM
- a CDS encoding acyl-CoA thioesterase, which codes for MNGKPVNYSRIIMAVQMNPEDANPVGNVHGGVIMKYVDTAAGVVAIRHGRKIAVTASIDRLDFHFPVYVGDLLILKASLNMVGRSSMEVGVRVEAENLLTGEVRHTASAYLTFVALDKDGKTTGVPTLLLENDDDHRRNCEALERKRIRMEQKEVERCRAK
- the metK gene encoding methionine adenosyltransferase, which produces MGVRGYSFSSESVTEGHPDKISDKISDAVLDAMIEQDPRSRVACETLVTTGLALVAGEITTKAIVDIPSVVRKTIVSIGYTDAEMGFDGNTCAVMVTLDKQSPDISMGVTAGEGMFKEQGAGDQGLMFGFACDETPELMPMAISYAHKLTSKLTEVRKSGKLGFLRPDGKSQVTVRYEGDKPVKVETVVIAAQHNPDVTYDTIREGIIEEVVKKAIPGEMLASDTRYLINATGRFVVGGPMGDCGLTGRKIIVDTYGGYGAHGGGAFSGKDPSKVDRSASYMARYVAKNIVAAGIASRCLVQVAYAIGYPEPVSLMVNTYGTGKIEDTKLTDIVNGTFSFKPAAIIDYLKLLRPVYGKTAANGHFGRNDPDFTWEATDKAKELRQSTQL
- the queF gene encoding preQ(1) synthase, translating into MEPAELDLTILKSSRQQYPTSPDETRLETFPNRYPRRDYVIKFNCPEFTSVCPITGQPDFARIIITYVPESKCIESKSLKLYLFSYRNTGMFHEEITNRILDDVVAACSPRWASVLGKMSPRGGIGIEVIAEYTAQGFSRPVSL
- a CDS encoding energy-coupling factor transporter transmembrane component T — protein: MLGKEITLGGYLPGNSIVHGLDPRSKLGGLVALLAIIFLSQGWRNLAAPILLAFLCLGATGLGWRVWERGLMKFKLMLLLTFALNFLLNTDGHPILVFGIVTPLSYEGLSESIFLTTKIALVIVFSLALSFTTLPWDIVKGLRIAMSPLKLVGLSISETSLVLFLALRFVPVLQEEWRRLIEAQESRGIVFETGSVATKAKRMMSLTVPSLIMAFRKSEELTVAMKSRGFKAGQARTEFQPSKFSFLDAYLGVAIALTVLGSILM
- a CDS encoding FMN-binding glutamate synthase family protein; this translates as MSYSKPNRSSATKTKTRVEPAPNSGICVTCLDGCPGPCEIGRSAMRGREVIYPQPYGKITAGADKDYPVDFSHFNIQGTCVGAFGVAADSDVATFPAVDCSTSLGAENGIKMDFPVFTGAVGSTYIARMNWEEIAIGAAISGIIVVAGENICGMDRDAEFKNGKIVRSPEMERRINAYKSWYEGKGGVIVQANVEDTKLGVPEYVIEKLGVEIFELKWGQGAKDIGGEVKLSTMERAKQLKERGYIVLPDPTTSSAQRAFQTGAISEFERHSRLGMVTEEGFYEEVERLRNIGAKYVTLKTGAYRPADLARAIKFASKAKIDLLTIDGAGGGTGMSPWRMMNEWGVPTVYLECLTYEMCQTLKAKGEYIPPIAIAGGLSLEDHIFKALALGAPYVKAICLGRALMTAAMVGKTNGKLNAEKMESEGKEPEEGYIGLFAVASQLKERFGADFKRLPPGAIGLYSYVDRLKQGLQQLMAGARKFSLSYVQRDDLVSLTREATSISGIPYVMDSDREEISRILNG
- a CDS encoding N-acetyltransferase, with amino-acid sequence MTSLADIAANPDLFGRCETFESAYGAITMCGLCHPGFFENMILEDGLGRFSHYSSIIQKLESFETFLKQKDGRVTVAIADPNLVIGYCVGSYPAHDDRWVVLGDLMYELAAIEVSRNFRGLKLGERLLGMTMDDDFFEDKISYMCGYSWHWDLEGKGLNAAQYRSMMKKLYSRFGFREVYTNEPNITLRAENIMMIRVGSRVTAEDQLKFRHLRFGIKPK